In bacterium, the genomic stretch GCGCGTCTCCGCGTCGCGGACGAACTCCACGCCGATGTGCAGCCCGGCCTGGCGCACGTCGCCGATCTCGGGGAAGTCGCTCGCCAGGGCCCGCAGGCCCGCCCCCAGATAAGCCCCCATCTCACGGCAGTTGGCCAGCACGCCCTCCTCAAGCAGCGCGAGGAGCTTGGCCGCTGTGACCATCGAGAGGGAGGGGTTCGCGAAGGTGTGTAGCTCCTCACTGTCGGGGCTGAAGCCCTCCAGTTCATCGCGGATGATGATGGCCGCCAGGGGGAGCCCCGCGCCGAGGCCCTTGCCCAGCACGAGGACGTCCGGCGTCACGCCGAAGTAGTCGGCCGCGAACATCTCGCCGATGCGCGCGAAGGTCTGGATCTCGTCGAAGATCAGCAGCGTCTGGAACTCATCGCACAGGTCGCGCAGGCCCTGCAGGTAGCGCTGGGGCAAGATGATCTGGCCGGCGCTGGCCTGAATGGGCTCGACGATGACGCCCGCGGGGCGCCCGGCGATACCGCGCTCGAAGGTCTCCCGCGCCATCGCCAGGCAGAAGCTGACGTAGTCCTCAGGCGCCATGCCCAGGGGGTTGCGGTAGGTGGTGGGGTTGGCGATGCGGATGAAGGGGCGGGTGAGGCCGAGGAAGTGGCTGCCGCCCACATAGCTGCCCGCGGCGTGGGTCGAGACCCACGAGGCCCCCATCGTCCCCAGGGTCGTGCCGTGGTAGCTGTCGTACAGGCACACGAAGTCGCGGGCGATCTCGGTGTTCTTGGCCGCGATCTTCATCGCGGCCTCGATCGCAGGCCCGCCGCCGACGGTGAAGGAGACACGGTTCAGGCTCCCGGGCGCCAGCTCCGCCAGCCGTCGGGCCAGGTAGAAGCGCGGCAGCGTGTCGAAGCCCTGATGGGTATGTGTCAGGTTCGCGATGTGCTCGCGGATCACCGTGTTGATGCCCTCGTGCGCATAGCCCAGGTACAGCGCCCAGCTCTGCGACGTGCAGTCAATGTAGTCTCTGCCCGCCGTATCCCAGACGCGCACGCCCTTGCCCCGCACCAGGACCGGGCCGCCACGGGTCCCGCCGCCCAGCATCACGTGCCGTGCGCACGCCTCCAGCGCGGCGCCGTCCAGCGCGTAGATCTGCTCCAACACCGGGTCCATGCCGGTCACCTCACTTCAGCACTTCAGCCATCACGAGATCCATCACCTCGACCGCGCGTTCCCCCGTCTGCAGCGCCGGCAGCCCCGCCGCGATGAGCCGCCGGGCAAGGTCGCGGAAGCGGTAGATGTTCTGCACGGTGCGGGTCAGTGCCGCCACGCCTGCCTCGCGGTATGGGTAGATGTCAATGCCAGTCCAGCCGTCAAAGCCCATGCGTTCGAGCCAGTAGAACAGCTCGATGCTGTCCCAGAGGTTCACCGTCCCGGGGATCAGGTCGTGGTCCCAGTCGCGGTAGTTGTCATTCAGGTGCAGGTGGAACAGGCGGCCGCGCTGCAGGGCCATCACTGCCGCCTCGGCCGGGTTCTCGGCGGCCATGAGCGAGTGGCCCACATCGAGCGTGATGCCCGCGTTGTCCCGGCCGGTCCGCTCGCACAGGTACAGCGCGCGCCCGACGGTGGCGATGAAGCACTTGACCCGCGGCTCCTTGCACTTGTACTCGATGGTGATCTTCATCTCGGGACGGTAGGCGACGATCTCGGCGACCGCGTCGGCCAGCCGCGCCCAGGCCTCGTTGTAGTCGGTGGCGAAGGGGTACTCATAGCCGTCCTGGCCCAGCCAGAGCTGCACGTCGGCCCCGCGGGCCTCGATGGCAGCGTCAATGCCCCGCTTGACGAGCGCGATGGCCTCCTCGCGGGTGGCGTCATCAAGCGAGGAGAGCGAGCCGTACTGCCAGCGCGCGCTGGAGTACATGTCAATCTCGGTCATGCCCAACTCCAGGCCCAGGGGGTCGAGCAGGGCCCGGAGGGCGGCGGGGTCGTCGTACTGGGAAGGGTAGTCGAGGGCCACGCCCTTGATGCCGGGCACGGAGGCCAGCAGTTCGAGCTGCCGGGGGAAGGGGAGGGACGGCTTGTAGCCGCCTTTGACGAAGCGGTCGGCACAGGTGGTAAAGCTGGTGGTGGCGGCGTCAATCCTGAGATCGAGGTCCACGGGTCTCCTCCGCTTGTTGACTACTTGTCTATACAAGTGGGCAGTATGCTATCACAGCCACGAAGCGGTGTCAAATAGGCATTGACATCCTCTGCGGACCAGTGTTTACTTGTCCAGAGAAGAGTACAGGTCCATGCTTGATGAACTCCTGACCGGGCGCACGATCCGCAAGGACAGCCCCATTCCCTACTACTACCAACTCGCCCAGATTCTGCGCGAGGCGATGGATGACGTCAGCGCCGGCGCGGCTGACGGCGAGGAGATCGCGTTGCCCTCCGAGCCGGCGCTGTCGGCGCGGTTCGACGTCACCCGGGGTACGGTCCGCCACGCGCTGCAGATCCTGGAACGCGAGGGGCTGATCGTGCGCGAAAAGGGACGCGGCACCTTCATGCGCCGCCGGCGGGTGGAGCTGGACCTGACGGAGTTGTCCTCTATTGCCGCCCACATGCGCGACCAGCACTGGGCCGCCGAGTACCGCCTGCTGGGGGTCGAGCGTGGACCAGCGCGTCCCCAGGCGCAACGGGCGTTGGGGCTGGGGGCGGGTGAGGAGGTATGGGAGGTGCGGCGGCTGCGGCTGGCCGATGGCGAGCCGGTCAGCGCCGAGACCTCGATCATCCCCTGCCGCCTGGCCCCCGACCTGCCCGCCGCCGACCTGACCACCTCGCTCTACGAGACGCTGCGGTCGCGCTACGGCTTCGGGCTGCGGACCTCGGAGCAGACGATCCGGACGCGGGCCGCCGACGTGGAGGAGGCCGGCCTGCTGGCCCTGCGCGCCGGCGATCCTTTGTTCGTCATCACCGGCGTCCTGGCCGACGCACAGGGCACGCCGGTGGAATACTCACGGTCCCTGTGGCGCGGGGACCGCTATGACCTGCAGGTGCGCCTCGTCAGCCGCGAGTAGCGTGCTGCGATCACTACGCCGCGGGGGGCCTGACGGCTCGCCGCCGCGACCGGCGCCACTGCCCGAGGGAGACAGCCCGATGAGTGACCTCCGCCGCCCCCTGTGGAACAACCTGACCCCCAACGACCTGTTGTCCGCGCTCGCCCGCCCGCCGGATCGCTACCGGCCGGTGCCCTGGCTATCCTGGACCGGCGACCTGCACTGGGAGGGCCTGAAGGCGCAGCTTGACCAGATGCGCGCCCAGGGCCTCACCGAGTTCTTCCTCTTCCCGGTCTACGGCATGGAGCTGCCCTACATGTCGCTGGAGTACTGGGAGCGGGTCCGGCAGACCCTGGAGCACTGCCGCGCCACGGGGATGAAGTGCTGGATCTACGACGAGTACAACTGGCCCAGCGGCATCTGCGCCGGCACAGTGACCCGCGACCACCCGGACGCTCGCGAGCACCTGCTGTGGCTGCACCACGAGGCGGGAGAGGAGGAGACGCCGGGGCTGCCGGCCGGGGTGAAGCAGACGTGCCGTAGCGGGGGCGTGGAGTGGGCGACGGCCGAGGGAGCCGCGCGACGCACGAGCGTGCGGGGCGGCGACTGGGTCGGCAACATGCCCGGCTACCTGGACATGCTCGACCCGGAGGCCTGCGAACGCTTCCTGGACAGCACGCACCGCCGCTACCTAGCCCAGGCCCCCGACATGTTCCCTGAGACGATCCCCGGGTTCTTCACCGATGAGCCCGGCTTCGCCCACCCGGGCCTCCCCCGGGGCACTGGCGGTTGGCTGGCTCTGCCCTACACCGGCGACCTCTTCGCCAGCTTCCAGCAGCGCTATGGCTATGACCTCCGCGACCGTCTGGGCGACCTGCTCGCCGACACGCCGACCGCTCCGCAGACCCGGTGCCATTACTGGCGCTGGGTCGCTGAGCGCTACGGCGAGGCCTACGCCGGAACGATCCGCCGCTGGTGCGACGAGCACGGGGTGGCGTTCACGGGGCATTGCCTGGGGGAGGAGGTGCTCTCGCTGCACGCACGGATGGAGGGCGACCTGTGGGAGGCCATGAAGCACTACACCATCCCCGGCATTGACATGCTGGCCAATGCGGACGGGTACACCTACCCCGAGCGGATGAGCTTCTACGGGGATCTGGATCGCCGGGCCTTCCACCTGACCTGCAAGTGCGTCCACGCCATCTGCCGCCACACCGGGGCGCGGGAGATGATGAGCGAGGCCTACGGGGTCTGCGACTGGGGCATCAACCTGCAGCGGCAGAAGCGCGGCTTCCACTACCAGGTGGCCCTCGGCGTCACCCTGTTCAATGACAACACGCTGATCACCTCGGTCGCCGACTTCCGCAAGTACGCCCTCGCCGGCAAGCACTTCACGCAGCCGTGGTGGGAGCATTACCAGCTCTACGCGGACTACAACGCGCGCCTGGCGGCCCTGCACGCCGAGGGCGAGCCGGTGGCCGAGGTGGCGGTGCTGTACCCGCGCTCGGCCGTGTGGGCCCAGATGGACATCGGGGTCTTCACGAGGGCGTGGCTCGACCCGCAGCCGGGCCACCCGCTGACCCAGCTCGGGGAGCAGGTGTATGAGCTGCTTGATGAACTGATCCGCGAGCACTGGATGTTCGACTTCGTCTTCGAGCCGGTGCTGGCGGAGGCGCGGGTGGAAGGCGCCGAACTGGTGACCGAGCACTGCCGCTACCGGGCGATCGTGGTACCCTCCGCCCGGTACCTGCCGGCGGCGTGCCTGCAGGTGCTGCAGCAGTTCGCCGCCGCGGGCGGACAGGTCATCTTCACCGGCGCGCTACCTGAGTACGAGGCCGACACCCAGGCCAGTCTGGCCGTTGAGGTCGGCGCGTTGCTGGCCCAGGCGACGGTGGCGCAGGTTGAGGCGGCGGGGGCGCAGGTGCGCGACGCGCTGGCGACCCGTCTGCGCCCCGCGCTGGTGCTCGAGGGTGAGGACCGGCGGGAGTTCATCAGCTCGTGGCGGCGGATCGCCGACAGTGACGTGCTGTTCCTCGCGAACATGGCCCGGCGGGACACGGAGGTCACGATCCGCACCGACTTGAGCGGGCCGCTCGCGGTCGTGGACCCCTTCAGCCTGCAAGCCTACCGCCCCGCGGTCGAGGCGGGCGCGATCCGCTGGCGCTTCGCGCCCTGGCAGGGCATCCTGCTCGTGAGCGGCCCGGCGGCGGCAGCGCTGGGCGAGGACTTGCCGGCGCGGCCCGCCTGGCAGGAGGCCCGGCGCGTCGTGGCGCTGGACGGCGCATGGGACTTCGACCTGCAGCCCGGCAACATGCTGCGACCGGCGCTGCAAGCCAAGCCCGACCCCGATAACAACGGCGCTGCCGAGGGCTGGCAGCATGACACCGGCGAGGCCGGCTGGGTGGCAGCCGATGGGAGCTGGCTGCCTGACCCGATCCGCCCCGGCGACGCCCCGTGGTACTGGCTGCGCGCCGAGGTGACCTGCGAAGCGGGTGCCCACCCACGGCGCATCGTGGTGGATAGCCGTGACTTCCTGGAGCTGTTCGTGAATGGCCGGCCCGCCGAGCAGACGCCCGGGATGCCGCTGTGGGCCGAAGAGAACGTGCACTACGACGTGGACGGGCTGTTCCGCGCAGGGGCCAACACGGTCCACATACGCGTGCGGACCAGCAAGTACAACGATCCGCGCGTGGCCGCCTTCCCTGGCCGGACCGACCGCCTGTTGCAGCCGGTCGTGGTGCTGGGGGAGTTCCGCGTGGAGGGGCAGACACTGCTGGCGCCGCGCCCGCAGGTGCGGGCGGATCAGCCCTGGGAGCAGCAGGGCATGCCGCAGGCGGCAGGCACGGGCATCTATCGGCGGCGGCTGGAGGTGGCGGCCGGGGCAAGAGTCTTCCTGCGGCTGCCGGAGGTCGTGGATGCCGTGGAGGTCTTCGTCAATGGCCAGTCGGCCGGTCGGACGGCCTGGCCCCCGTACGTCTTCGACCTGACCGACCTGCTGCACGGCGGGGAGAACGATCTAGAGATCCGCGTCAGCAACACTCTGGGCAACCTGATCACAGAGACCTACGGCGGCGCCCAGCCGCCGGAGTACCCGACCAGCGGCCTGCAGGCAGCCCCCCAGTTGCTGTTCCTGTAGGCGCGGGGGCGCCTGCACAGCCGCCATGACGCGACACCGCAGCCGTCAGGGGTGAGGCCCATGCGCCGGTCCGTCCGCGTGCTCGTCACTCTGGTGTTGGCGCTGCTCGTAGCAGGCAGCCTGCCCGCCGCGCCCGCGGGCTGTCTCATGCGGGTCAATGATGTCAGCGGCTTCACTGGAGCCTGGCCGCTGGTGGGAGGGCTGCCGCTGCCGCAGGGCGCGGTGCGCGACCCGGGGCAGGTGCGTGTCTGCGATGCCCGGGGCCGGGAGATCCCCGCGCAGGTGGACACCGCCGCCACGTACCGCGATGGCAGCCTGCGCTGGGCGCTGATCAGCCTCATGGCCCCACCGCAGGGCACCGTCCGGGCCGAGTACGGCCCCGGCGTCAGGCGCGCTGCCGTTCAGGGCCTCCGGATCACCCGCGATGGGGGACAGGTGCGGGTCAGCACCGGCGCCGCCGACTTCACCCTCGATGGCGGCAATCTCCTGCTCCAGAGCGCGGAACTCACCGGCGCGGGACGCCTCCCCCTGTGGGGGCCCGGCGAGAACTACGCCTACCTGGTGGACAACCAGGGCCGCACGGCCCGCTGTGCCGGGCCCCAGGCGGGCGTAGAGATCACCACGCTCAAGAGCGGGCCGCTGCGGGCGGTGCTGCGCACTGAGGGGTGGTATGTGACCGACACCGGCGAGCGCCTGGCGCGGGGCATCGCGCGGCTCAGCTTCTTCGCCGGCAGCCCGATGGTCCAGATCAGCCACTCCCTCGTCTTCACCGAGGACACCAACCGGCTCTGGCTCAAGGACTACGGGATCGAGGTCCCGGTGCGCGGCGGCACGCGCGCGGTGTTCGACACCAGCCAGGCCCACGACGCCACGACGCAGGCGGTGGCGCTGCCAGCCGGGGCCAGCGCGAGCCTCCTACAGGATGACTACCCCCATCTCGCGGAGACTGGCTCGCACTTCTCGCTGACGGTCCGGGACGGCCAGACAGCCCGCGAGGTCGCGACCGGACCGGCCTGTGGCGAGTGGTGCGACCTCGCCTCGGACCGCGTGGGCCTGACCGTGGCGCTACGCGACCTGGCCGAGCAGTTCCCGAAGGAACTGGAGGCGCGGGCGCAGGGGATCCGCGTCCATCTGTGGCCCGAGCGCAGCGGGCGCGAACTGGACTTCCGCGCCGCGACGCTGGTCAAGGACTACTGGCAGTCATGGGCGGCACTCGCGCCCGGCGGGGCCGAGGCCCTGGCCAAGACCGCCAGCAACGCCCAGGGGGCGAGCAAGACCCACGAGCTGTGGCTCATGCCCCATCGCAGCGCGCCCGAGGTCCCCGCCATCGCGCGGCAGTGCCACGCGGCCTGCGAGCCGCCGCTGCTTCAAGCCGACCCCACGGCGCTCTGCGCCAGCGGCGCCCTCACCTGGCCCGTGCACCCCTACGACCCCCAGCGCTTCCCGGCCGAGGAAGCCATGATCTCGGACTTCTTCGACCGCCTCACGCTGCCGTACAAGGTCTTCCCGATGACCGGCCTCATCGCCTGGGGCTGCCACCCGTACCTGGACTACACGCGGCGGGACGGCAAGTGGTATGCCGTCTTCTACCGGCTGTCGCAACTGGTGGACTACGGGATGCGGCGGCATGTGTGGACCCTCTACGCCCGCTCCGGCGACCGCCGTTACTATGACTACGCCGCACGCTTCGATCGCTTCGCCGCCGACTGGGAGATGGCACACGTCACGACCGGCCAGAAGATCAAGGGCGGCTTCGCCGTCGGGGACATCCACAAGCCGCTTTACTGGGGCACCAGCAGCCTCGTGCTGAACACCGACATCTCCGGCCATGACATCGCGAACTGGCTGCTGGAGTACTACCTGACCGGCGATGAGCGCGCGCTGGAGGCGACCCGCGAGTTCGGTGAGGCGGTCAAGCAGACCTGGGACCTGAAGGCCGCGCGCGCGGGCTATTGCCCCTTCGTCATCACCCGCGTGCTCACGGCGTTGTACACCCGCGAGTGGGACGAGAGCTTCCACACCATGGCACGCGACCTCGCCCACCAGATCATTGCCCCCCAGAGCCCCAACTACCTCACCAACGAGATGGCCTACGGGGCGCTGTACAAGGTGGACCGCAATGCCGCCGCGCTGTACGACTACTGGTGGGCGACGGGCGATGACCTCGCCCGGCAGGCCTTCCTGAAGGCCATGGACTACCAGTACCGCTTCAACCGCATCCCGCCGGCCATCGAGTACCAGAACGGCGGCGCCTACCTACTGACGATTGCGTACCAGTGGACCGGGCGGCCGGAGTATGCCGCGGCGGTGCAGCAACTGGTGCGCGGCGGGCTGGCAGCGGAGGGCAAGCCCCTGGCGGAGGAGTTGACGGGCGACCCGCGTCTGTCCGAGAGGCTACCCTACCGTGGGGTGCACCTGAACATGCACACGACGCTCGGGCTGCCGACGGCGCTGGCGCTGCTGGCGGGACTGGACAAGCCGCCGCCCTCGTTCCCGATCCTGGTCAAGTCCTTCCAGTCCGACGACGCCACCGCGATCTTCGCCAAGCCCGCCGGGCAGGGGGTGACGCTGGGGGTCTATGTGCAGACGACGCAGGCCGGGGAGGTCGGGGTGCAGGTGCTCGGGCCCGATGGCGCGCCCGTCGCCGCGGAGGTGAAGACCGAGGAGCGCATCGCCTCCTACGCCCCCTCGCAGTTCCGCCACTTCAGCCTGCGGGTCAAGGTCCCGGCCGCAGCGCCCGCCGGCCTGTATCAGGTCGTGCCGGGGCCGACGGAGGAGTTCGTCGTTCAGGACGCGAGCGTGCCGCAGGTGAGTCTCGCCTGTCCGAGCGGGGCGTGGCTGGGGGGTGGGGGACTGGCGGCCGGGATGCCGCTGTACTTCCGCGTGCCGCCGGGCCAGCAGCGCGTAGACCTCCTCGTGGGTCGCCCGGTGACGGTTCGGCGGCCCGACGGGAGCGTCGCCCTGGAGCCCACGAACGAAGGCATCGGTCGCGTCAGTCTGCCGGTCCAGGGCGCGGCGGGCGCGTGGTCGGTGCATTCCCCGTGGCCCGCGCACGTGCAGTTGCTGAACCTGGACCCGGTGGTGGCCTACGGCGACCCCGCCCGGCTGATCCAGTCGCCCGCACCGTCCCTCCGCCGCACCGATCCTGCCCTGCCGTCGCCGCAAGAGACGTTCGTGCCCGGGGTGATGGGCCAGGCGCTGCAACTGGCCGGCGACCGCACCATCGGCTTCGCGCCCGGCGAGCGCCTCGCCGACGGCAGCACCCAGCACCTGCCCACCACCGAGGGCACCATCGAGCTGTGGT encodes the following:
- a CDS encoding GntR family transcriptional regulator, which codes for MLDELLTGRTIRKDSPIPYYYQLAQILREAMDDVSAGAADGEEIALPSEPALSARFDVTRGTVRHALQILEREGLIVREKGRGTFMRRRRVELDLTELSSIAAHMRDQHWAAEYRLLGVERGPARPQAQRALGLGAGEEVWEVRRLRLADGEPVSAETSIIPCRLAPDLPAADLTTSLYETLRSRYGFGLRTSEQTIRTRAADVEEAGLLALRAGDPLFVITGVLADAQGTPVEYSRSLWRGDRYDLQVRLVSRE
- a CDS encoding aminotransferase class III-fold pyridoxal phosphate-dependent enzyme, with translation MDPVLEQIYALDGAALEACARHVMLGGGTRGGPVLVRGKGVRVWDTAGRDYIDCTSQSWALYLGYAHEGINTVIREHIANLTHTHQGFDTLPRFYLARRLAELAPGSLNRVSFTVGGGPAIEAAMKIAAKNTEIARDFVCLYDSYHGTTLGTMGASWVSTHAAGSYVGGSHFLGLTRPFIRIANPTTYRNPLGMAPEDYVSFCLAMARETFERGIAGRPAGVIVEPIQASAGQIILPQRYLQGLRDLCDEFQTLLIFDEIQTFARIGEMFAADYFGVTPDVLVLGKGLGAGLPLAAIIIRDELEGFSPDSEELHTFANPSLSMVTAAKLLALLEEGVLANCREMGAYLGAGLRALASDFPEIGDVRQAGLHIGVEFVRDAETREPLERQTVAIRNEGLQRGIIFGLGGVRKNVLKVKPPLIVSRAEADEILERFAASVQAVLRA
- a CDS encoding sugar phosphate isomerase/epimerase, whose amino-acid sequence is MDLDLRIDAATTSFTTCADRFVKGGYKPSLPFPRQLELLASVPGIKGVALDYPSQYDDPAALRALLDPLGLELGMTEIDMYSSARWQYGSLSSLDDATREEAIALVKRGIDAAIEARGADVQLWLGQDGYEYPFATDYNEAWARLADAVAEIVAYRPEMKITIEYKCKEPRVKCFIATVGRALYLCERTGRDNAGITLDVGHSLMAAENPAEAAVMALQRGRLFHLHLNDNYRDWDHDLIPGTVNLWDSIELFYWLERMGFDGWTGIDIYPYREAGVAALTRTVQNIYRFRDLARRLIAAGLPALQTGERAVEVMDLVMAEVLK